Proteins co-encoded in one Malus sylvestris chromosome 9, drMalSylv7.2, whole genome shotgun sequence genomic window:
- the LOC126583430 gene encoding transcription factor MYBS3-like yields the protein MTRRCSHCSNNGHNSRTCPTRVGSSSSSPSLGGGVKLFGVRLTDGSIIKKSASMGNLSSAAAHYHSSSPNPDSPSSDQLHDPVHVPDGYLSDDPAHASSSVNRRGDRKKGTPWTEEEHRMFLIGLQKLGKGDWRGIARSYVTTRTPTQVASHAQKYFIRQSNATRRKRRSSLFDMVPDMAPPLPEEQIFLPSSWEGDSEDANSLPSLNLSLSSESKPMETTHEETVIEHDHEPAMGSNGFPPMAPPYVPAYMSYPWPYWAPSAGPFREMVGEPSRQPVLRPIPIVPKEPVNVDALGMSQLSLGETERGLKEPSPLSLKLLGEPSRQSAFHPNAPASEPDLSKGKSSAIQAV from the exons ATGACTCGGCGGTGCTCGCACTGCAGCAACAACGGGCACAACTCGCGCACGTGCCCGACGCGTGTcgggtcctcctcctcctccccctcctTAGGAGGCGGCGTGAAGCTGTTCGGCGTGAGGCTCACCGATGGCTCGATCATTAAGAAGAGCGCCAGCATGGGAAATTTATCCAGTGCGGCGGCGCACTACCATTCCTCGTCGCCGAACCCGGACTCCCCGAGCTCCGACCAGCTCCATGACCCGGTTCACGTTCCCGACGGTTACTTATCCGACGACCCCGCTCACGCTTCTTCCTCCGTCAATCGCCGCGGCGATCGTAAAAAAG GAACGCCATGGACAGAAGAGGAGCATCGAATGTTCTTGATTGGTCTCCAGAAATTGGGGAAAGGAGACTGGCGTGGGATAGCACGGAGTTATGTGACGACTAGGACTCCCACCCAggtggcaagccatgcccagAAGTATTTTATCCGACAGAGTAATGCTACACGAAGAAAGAGGCGGTCCAGCCTATTCGACATGGTTCCTGATATG GCACCTCCCTTGCCAGAAGAAcaaatttttcttccttcttcttggGAAGGAGATTCTGAAGATGCAAACTCACTACCTTCATTAAATCTTTCCCTCAGCTCAGAGAGCAAACCCATGGAAACCACACATGAAGAAACTGTAATAGAACATGATCACGAGCCTGCAATGGGATCAAATGGTTTCCCGCCAATGGCTCCACCTTACGTCCCAGCTTATATGTCCTACCCCTGGCCATATTGGGCACCAAGTGCAGGGCCCTTTAGAGAAATGGTTGGTGAGCCCTCTCGCCAACCAGTCTTAAGGCCAATTCCTATTGTTCCTAAGGAGCCTGTCAATGTGGATGCGCTGGGCATGTCTCAGCTCAGTCTAGGAGAGACGGAGAGAGGATTGAAGGAGCCATCGCCTCTCTCCTTAAAACTACTTGGAGAGCCGTCAAGGCAGTCGGCATTCCACCCGAATGCTCCAGCTAGTGAGCCGGACTTGAGCAAAGGCAAGAGCAGTGCGATCCAAGCAGTCTGA